ccacagggttcaattcttgcaccggtgatgttcattgtcttcgtaaatgatctaccagatggaatacagaattatatgaacatgtttgctgatgatgctaagataataggaaggataagaaacttagatgattgttatgcccttcaaaaacacctggacaaaataaatatatggagcaccacttggcaaatggaatttaacctgaataaatgccatgttatggaatgaggaataggagaacatagaccccacacaacctataaattatgtgagaaatctttaaagaattctgataaagaaagatctaggggtggttctagatagaaaactaccacctgaggaccacataaagaacgttgtgcgaggagcctatgctacactttctaacttcagaattgcttttaaatacatggatggggaaatactaaagaaattattcacgacttttgttaggccaaagctagaatatgcagtggttgtgtggtgcccatatcttaagaagcacatacacaaactggaaaaggtgcaaagacattagACTAAGTGGCTCCAAGAGCTGAagggcaagagttacgaggagaggttagaggcattaaatatgcaaaaacttgaagatagaagaaaaagaggcgatatgatcactacttacaaaatagaaacaggaattgataaaattgatagggaagatttcccgagacctggaactacaagaacaagaggtcatagatttaaatctTTAACTGCgcgacgcgcctgcaggcccacgctTGGGGTGCACTACagtgcctccgggtatttgtatttttcacgttccatttaaAAGTGGCGCGCGGTGACGCGGGTATGGAATGGATGGCTGGAGGCCCCAGTGATCgtgcgccatctttaaaaaaattcCCAGTATGCCCCGCGGCCGTGGGGAGCCCCAGTTCCcaagcagcaaccatgtctgacacATCGTCAacgagctcccgctccacggtgacccgcggtcatggaaaacgactctctgaggaggagaTTCGCGATATTTTGTATGACAACGGTGATatggatgatgacctggactatgatccagagaaagaccTGACACAGAGGTCTGACACGAGTGAGGGAGAGACGGAAGTGGATGATGTGGCAAGCGTGTACGGTAAGCGCTCCTCGTCCGGCCTGTCTCGCCGCCCTCGGTCAACACCggtatcaccaccatcatgtattTCCCCAGACGCTAGTTTATTCAGTGACAGTACATGTGACGAATTTTTCTCGGGCTTCGGTGACATTGGCTCCAATAcaagtagtgtggacgacccgaagtACTAGCAGCGGGAGTGgtaccaggcggggttttgctgccTCAGCAACACGTCGAGGCAAGCGACAGCGTGTCTCACAGCATGACAACAGTGGGCCCTCAACATCACGTGTTCGTGGTATGCCTATGGTACGAAAATCTGCCTCAGCGCCAAGCATACCCTCGCGCAGCTCCAGCAACAGACGACGTAGCCGTGGTTTTGGTGCTCAGTCGTGGTGTTGGCCATGGTGTTGGCATcaacaccaaaccccctggtgtacttgttTGGGAGGATTGCACCACATTTGTCCCTCAAATACCAACGTTTGATGATAATGATGTTGGTGTTTCAGCTTTATTCCTGTATACCGGTGATATGGTGGACATGGAATATTTccaggcatattttgaaaacttcttcACGACCCAActtgtgactgagacaaacaCGTATGCCCACACCCTCATAGACGGCGGCATATTACCTGCCTCACGCGATGGAAGGATACGACAATCGACAAGATGTACATGTTTCTGGCACTATGCATGATGATGAAGCACTCCGAGAAAGCTGTCGTCCAGGACTATTggaacaaagacagccttgttccatcgccCATGTTCAACCGGTATATGTCGCGGGATAGGTTCCTCTTGATTCTCAGGTTcctgcatttcgagaataatgcaaatgaggacaaACACGACAGACTCTGGAAGGTACGCAAGGTATTCAGTGACCTGAGAGGGAAGTTTAGGGATTATTTTGTATCTGGACAGAATGTCGTTATCGATGagtcgcttgtactgttcaagggcAGACTGGTATTCAAGCTGTACATCCTTCAAAGCGGCACCGTTTTGGACTGAAGTTTTTTATGCTGTGTGACTGTTAGACTGGTATCGTCCTGGACATGATCTTgtattctggtacagacgtcgacataccagcTTAAGATGAACAGGAGTTCTCCGGCAGTgtcgtaaaaaccctgatggaaccgttggCTGAACAGGGGGCATATACTGTTTACCGACAACTATTATATTACACCAGCCCCtgtgaccagatacctccttgcccgCAACACCGGCGCATGTGGCACTGTAAAGGTCCTTAAGAAGGAcatgccagtgttcggtataggtatatccgtgggtgagtgccagctgcgcaagtgacaatatgctgtcagtgatgtggaaggacagacgcgaggtgaatatgctgacgacgattcacaccggtgccatggTGGACAGTGGGAACCCCATGTATAAGCcggactgtgtcatagactataacgtgaacatgcggCTTGTCAATAAATGTGGCATGATGCTTGGTGGTGTGGAGTGCATGCGCAGGtctgtgaagtggacgaaaaagttcttcttccacctcatggatgttgcagtgctcaactgcttcagTATGTACCTAGTGAAGTCCGGCAGGAAACTCTATACGTACCTTCAGTGACAGCGTTGTTTCACAGCTGCTGGTAAAGTATGGCAGGGAGGGCTCCATAGTACCGCACAGGGTacaagcaacaatgccacactGCAGCTCCAGACAGACTGCGGGGTAATGAGCACTTCAGGGTACACATGCTAGAGTATGCACCAGCcacagcatcacgggagaagggtaaacgtgcgtgcatagtatgcaggaacactacaCGCAGAGCACAAAAGCGAAGatgcatcagcacctggtgcgtgaagtgcaaggtgccactctgccccattggctgtttcgcagcatatcacacactcgcggagtactgagtgtgtgtatatagtgtatgaTACTGTACaatgtgtatatatacagtaatgtaaatataaatatatcagCGTGAAAAACTGGAAATAAGTGCAGGATAAGTGTACTTATTTatgatgcacgtaacacagtgtctacggacggtacggatgttctactgccaaatATAGTGTAGGTGTTCACCAAACATTGGATCGGCACATAAAATCTAAAATTGTATTTAGAACTGtgcacaaaaaatgaacaaaaatatatttgcggCAGCGCGCGCTTCCCGCACCGGGCGCCCCACTGGCCACGGGAGCTTATGGCACAGACGCACTGGGGAATGATGACATCACGCGCCGCCTtacagaccccatagcagccaaagtaagtacaatttcgacattccgttgctatacccatatacagggaggggtttttgacactttcagaacaaaaaagaattttttcctgagaatttatttcttgcgcactggagaggggggggggggtgtcatttggaggccgcgcagttaaggggttaaattaactaaacaaagatgccgaagaaatataagaaaattcactttcacaaacagagtggtagacggttggaacaagttaagtgagaaggtggaggaggccaaaaccgtcagtagtttcaaagcgttatgtgacaaagaatgctgggtatacgggacaccacgagcatagctctcatcgtgtaactacacttaggtaattacactatatgtaaaaatggtgagaatcagtcagaaactagatttttggatactgaagtaagttgaaattctagttatagatataactgaagttgaagttatcgacaatgaacaaggcagttctaattcatgaattttctatatatataatatatagaataTATTTAGGGAATATATTTAGGGCATACTTTATATAAGTCAAAAAgctctaatctggtccctaatcatcaaaacaacctaaagaaacaaggaaaatagattttgaaatctgtgaaaaaatcagCCAAAATAAATTCAACGTCCTAAGTTCTGAGTTATAaccgatttatttgttgaccaatttaattctggcttcacatagttagggacgagtatgcattctccaggatatgcaggttaaaacaaatttaaataataaacaaaggaggaaaacactaaaaacctaaaaaaaaaaaaatcccctaaaaaataaataaatagtttttgGACATTGTTGAAAGTAACCGATAacaacattgggcaatgtatttgtataatatataacaaaatagagcaaaataacataattactcattattatttgtgttattatgtattactcaccaatattataaaggcaccagctgtttATCCacattgtggacacttcttactactattctttttctttgtgcgtcggacaggagcttgcatctctttattattgcattatccatcagttccagttaataggagctctttatcaacaaaacgttatttttttaaaatattcgtctaaaatcaatttctgaaaatattttgatgaaagtttcacgaagctgaagccaataagttgaagATTTGTTTAACACTTaagtaatttatatataatttgaatatttttcgaATTATACCCCCTTCAATgtcacacatcatatgatgttttgtGCAAATTAAGGATTAAGTTATGCTACATCAAGGCTACATTTTAAAAAATCCAGACATAATAAAGAACAGAGAAATTAGAGtttttgtatatacagtatagtgtgtACAAGGAGTGAAGTCACCAAAGATCGTATTACAGCTGCACCCAGAGACAACCTACACTACTGAGACCGTCACGTCAGTAGTCAGGACCCCGACACAACCAAGACCATAACGTCAGTAGTCAGGACCCCCGACACTACCCAGCCCACCACGTCAGTAGTCAGGACCACCGACACTACTGAGACCGACACGTCAGTAGTCAGGACCCCCGACACAACTGAGACCGTCACGTCAGTAGTCAGGACACCCGACACTACCCAGCCCACCACTTCAGTAGCCCAGACCCATCGACACTACCCAGCCCACCACTTCAGTAGCCCAGACCCACCGACACTACCCAAGCCACCACGTCAGTAGCCCAGACCCCCCGACACTACCCAGCCCACCACGTCAGTAGTCAGGACCCACGACACTACCCAGCCCACCACGTCAGTAGTCAGGACCCACGACACTACCCAGCCCACCACGTCAGTAGTCAGAACCACCAACATTACCCAGCCCACCACGTCAGTAGTCAGGACCACCGATACACTACCCAGCCCACCACGTCAGTAGTCAGGACCACCGATACACTACCCAGCCCACCACGTCAGTAGTCAGGACCCCTGACACTACCCAGCCCACCACGTCAGTAGTCAGGACCCCCTGACACTACCCAGCCCACCACGTCAGTAGTCAGGACCCCCGACACTACCCAGCCCACCACATCAGTAGTCAGGACCCAGACACTTCCCAGCCCACCACGTCTGTAGTCaggaccaccaacactacccagcCCACCACGTCAGTAGT
Above is a window of Procambarus clarkii isolate CNS0578487 chromosome 3, FALCON_Pclarkii_2.0, whole genome shotgun sequence DNA encoding:
- the LOC138368633 gene encoding piggyBac transposable element-derived protein 4-like, encoding MYMFLALCMMMKHSEKAVVQDYWNKDSLVPSPMFNRYMSRDRFLLILRFLHFENNANEDKHDRLWKVRKVFSDLRGKFRDYFVSGQNVVIDESLVLFKGRLVFKLYILQSGTVLD